The following coding sequences are from one Archocentrus centrarchus isolate MPI-CPG fArcCen1 chromosome 4, fArcCen1, whole genome shotgun sequence window:
- the ttc14 gene encoding tetratricopeptide repeat protein 14 isoform X5 yields MDRDLLKQCLTYHGQSLFNTLKCEQTENPDFQAVVSDLCKATYESRSEENSNELLVEQFIARKADILFSPAWKTAALRGEDHEEEEAVEPYAVMPPMELFMEVPYEERRSMIYRDLERGDIVVGRINNIREYGFFLTLFCTAGGLKRDIEDLELSALCHVREIPSTGSHDDPLSYYQIGDFIRAGVKDIDRYQEKITVSLYQACLSPSLEHIKLGVITREELPIHYSRSVRAASDSSETYQHILTGCHGYHNPSVVDYLLEKVGISDTQPPSMMRGLQSKLFQEEDFASAIRKKQSASWALKCVRAGVDHFKHGRHVEAMNEYNKALEIDTNNVEALVARGALYANKGSIMKAITDFEQALENCPDHRNARKYLCQTLVERGKQLEEQEKLVTAEGLYRRALALDDSNPEAQEALHKITDTIQKSIRLREEALAKEQVTTTSSQSSAEKLRKILKEEKRMKKKQKRSASSSSSSSTSSRTSSSSSSSSSSRRRSKKKKKKRRKSECGSKRHRRISSRESRRSNEASEEEESDSSRRERKRKDREESRTRKTKNSWSRSPDREKRRSRSRERRDRSRDVDRKKDRRESDSKRRSSLDENHKRKLSCSSGELEYSRKSSFRSEHSGNSNSKHPQNRMRHDSSARNFFEGDRCENRGRLEAREVDEVKREKESRKEGGSMPDQGHSKKESAGTHNEESDMRRKKDLPANLLDIFNQIAQFEKDKGVKPKK; encoded by the exons ATGGACAGAGACCTGTTGAAGCAATGTCTCACGTATCACGGACAATCACTGTTCAACACGCTGAAATGTGAGCAAACGGAAAACCCAGACTTCCAGGCGGTGGTGTCTGACCTCTGCAAAGCCACGTATGAGAG CAGGTCTGAAGAGAACAGCAATGAACTGCTTGTGGAGCAGTTCATTGCCAGGAAGGCTGACATCCTGTTCAGTCCAGCATGGAAGACTGCCGCTCTTCGAGGAGAGGACCACGAAGAAGAGGAGGctgtag AGCCCTATGCAGTCATGCCACCGATGGAGTTATTCATGGAGGTGCCATATGAGGAGAGACGATCCATGATCTACAGGGATTTGGAAAGAGGAGACATTGTGGTGGGGAGGATCAACAATATTAGAGAATATGGCTTCTTCCTCACTCTGTTTTGCACGGCAGGAGGTCTGAAAAGAGACATTGAGGACTTGGAGTTGTCG GCTCTGTGTCATGTCAGAGAAATTCcctccactggcagccatgaCGACCCTCTGTCCTACTACCAGATTGGAGACTTCATCAGAG CTGGAGTGAAAGATATTGATCGCTACCAGGAAAAAATCACAGTGTCCCTTTATCAGGCCTGTCTTTCTCCCAGCTTGGAGCACATCAAACTAGGTGTCATTACCCGGGAGGAGCTCCCCATACACTACAG TCGTAGCGTTCGTGCAGCCAGTGACTCCAGTGAGACATACCAGCATATACTGACAGGTTGCCATGGCTACCACAACCCGTCTGTAGTGGACTACTTGCTGGAGAAGGTCGGAATTAGTGACACGCAGCCGCCGTCAATGATGCGGGGACTGCAGAG TAAACTTTTCCAAGAGGAGGATTTTGCTTCTGCGATCAGgaagaagcagtctgcatcCTGGGCCTTAAAGTG TGTCCGTGCAGGGGTGGACCACTTCAAACACGGTCGCCATGTGGAAGCCATGAATGAATACAACAAAGCCTTGGAAATAGACACGAATAATGTAGAAGCACTGGTGGCACGCGGAGCTCT GTATGCTAACAAAGGCAGCATCATGAAGGCAATAACAGACTTTGAACAGGCTCTTGAGAACTGTCCAGATCACCGCAACGCCAGGAAGTATCTGTGTCAGACACTAGTGGAGAGAGGAAAACA gcTTGAGGAACAGGAAAAGCTAGTAACAGCAGAGGGATTGTACAGAAGAGCTCTAGCCCTAGATGATTCAAACCCTGAGGCGCAGGAAGCCCTGCACAAGATCACAGACACAATACAG AAATCGATTCGCCTGCGAGAGGAAGCATTGGCAAAGGAGCAGGTCACAACTACGAGCAGCCAGAGCAGCGCTGAGAAATTACGTAAGATCTTAAAAGAGGAGAAGAG gatgaagaaaaaacagaagagatcagcatcttcctcttcctcatcctccacTTCTTCCAGGacatcctcctcttcttcctcatcgTCCTCCTCTCGTAGGCggtctaaaaagaaaaaaaagaagcggAGGAAATCAGAATGTGGAAGCAAGCGCCATCGCAGAATCTCCTCAAGGGAGAGCAGGAGAAGCAATGAGG CTTCAGAAGAGGAAGAGTCTGACTCCTCacggagagaaagaaagagaaaggacagagaggagagcaggacaAGGAAAACGAAGAATAGCTGGAGCAGAAGCCCAGatagagagaagaggaggagcaggagtaGAGAAAGGAGGGATAGGAGTAGGGATGTTGATAGGAAGAAAGACAGAAGGGAGAGTGACTCCAAAAGGAGAAGTAGTTTAGATGAGAATCACAAGCGAAAATTATCGTGCTCGTCAGGTGAGTTGGAGTATTCTCGTAAATCCAGCTTCCGATCTGAGCATTCAGGAAATTCTAATTCCAAACACCCACAGAACAGGATGAGGCATGACTCATCAGCAAGGAACTTCTTTGAAGGTGATAGGTGCGAGAATAGAGGGAGGCTGGAAGCTCGTGAAGTAGATGAGGtgaaaagagagaaggaaagtcGAAAGGAAGGCGGCAGCATGCCAGACCAAGGACacagtaaaaaagaaagtgCTGGAACTCATAATGAAGAGAGCGATATGAGGCGTAAAAAGGACCTCCCTGCGAACCTGTTGGATATTTTTAACCAGATTGCTCAGTTTGAGAAAGACAAAGGAGTGaagccaaaaaaataa
- the ttc14 gene encoding tetratricopeptide repeat protein 14 isoform X4, whose amino-acid sequence MDRDLLKQCLTYHGQSLFNTLKCEQTENPDFQAVVSDLCKATYESRSEENSNELLVEQFIARKADILFSPAWKTAALRGEDHEEEEAVEPYAVMPPMELFMEVPYEERRSMIYRDLERGDIVVGRINNIREYGFFLTLFCTAGGLKRDIEDLELSALCHVREIPSTGSHDDPLSYYQIGDFIRAGVKDIDRYQEKITVSLYQACLSPSLEHIKLGVITREELPIHYSRSVRAASDSSETYQHILTGCHGYHNPSVVDYLLEKVGISDTQPPSMMRGLQSKLFQEEDFASAIRKKQSASWALKCVRAGVDHFKHGRHVEAMNEYNKALEIDTNNVEALVARGALYANKGSIMKAITDFEQALENCPDHRNARKYLCQTLVERGKQLEEQEKLVTAEGLYRRALALDDSNPEAQEALHKITDTIQKSIRLREEALAKEQVTTTSSQSSAEKLRKILKEEKRMKKKQKRSASSSSSSSTSSRTSSSSSSSSSSRRRSKKKKKKRRKSECGSKRHRRISSRESRRSNEAASEEEESDSSRRERKRKDREESRTRKTKNSWSRSPDREKRRSRSRERRDRSRDVDRKKDRRESDSKRRSSLDENHKRKLSCSSGELEYSRKSSFRSEHSGNSNSKHPQNRMRHDSSARNFFEGDRCENRGRLEAREVDEVKREKESRKEGGSMPDQGHSKKESAGTHNEESDMRRKKDLPANLLDIFNQIAQFEKDKGVKPKK is encoded by the exons ATGGACAGAGACCTGTTGAAGCAATGTCTCACGTATCACGGACAATCACTGTTCAACACGCTGAAATGTGAGCAAACGGAAAACCCAGACTTCCAGGCGGTGGTGTCTGACCTCTGCAAAGCCACGTATGAGAG CAGGTCTGAAGAGAACAGCAATGAACTGCTTGTGGAGCAGTTCATTGCCAGGAAGGCTGACATCCTGTTCAGTCCAGCATGGAAGACTGCCGCTCTTCGAGGAGAGGACCACGAAGAAGAGGAGGctgtag AGCCCTATGCAGTCATGCCACCGATGGAGTTATTCATGGAGGTGCCATATGAGGAGAGACGATCCATGATCTACAGGGATTTGGAAAGAGGAGACATTGTGGTGGGGAGGATCAACAATATTAGAGAATATGGCTTCTTCCTCACTCTGTTTTGCACGGCAGGAGGTCTGAAAAGAGACATTGAGGACTTGGAGTTGTCG GCTCTGTGTCATGTCAGAGAAATTCcctccactggcagccatgaCGACCCTCTGTCCTACTACCAGATTGGAGACTTCATCAGAG CTGGAGTGAAAGATATTGATCGCTACCAGGAAAAAATCACAGTGTCCCTTTATCAGGCCTGTCTTTCTCCCAGCTTGGAGCACATCAAACTAGGTGTCATTACCCGGGAGGAGCTCCCCATACACTACAG TCGTAGCGTTCGTGCAGCCAGTGACTCCAGTGAGACATACCAGCATATACTGACAGGTTGCCATGGCTACCACAACCCGTCTGTAGTGGACTACTTGCTGGAGAAGGTCGGAATTAGTGACACGCAGCCGCCGTCAATGATGCGGGGACTGCAGAG TAAACTTTTCCAAGAGGAGGATTTTGCTTCTGCGATCAGgaagaagcagtctgcatcCTGGGCCTTAAAGTG TGTCCGTGCAGGGGTGGACCACTTCAAACACGGTCGCCATGTGGAAGCCATGAATGAATACAACAAAGCCTTGGAAATAGACACGAATAATGTAGAAGCACTGGTGGCACGCGGAGCTCT GTATGCTAACAAAGGCAGCATCATGAAGGCAATAACAGACTTTGAACAGGCTCTTGAGAACTGTCCAGATCACCGCAACGCCAGGAAGTATCTGTGTCAGACACTAGTGGAGAGAGGAAAACA gcTTGAGGAACAGGAAAAGCTAGTAACAGCAGAGGGATTGTACAGAAGAGCTCTAGCCCTAGATGATTCAAACCCTGAGGCGCAGGAAGCCCTGCACAAGATCACAGACACAATACAG AAATCGATTCGCCTGCGAGAGGAAGCATTGGCAAAGGAGCAGGTCACAACTACGAGCAGCCAGAGCAGCGCTGAGAAATTACGTAAGATCTTAAAAGAGGAGAAGAG gatgaagaaaaaacagaagagatcagcatcttcctcttcctcatcctccacTTCTTCCAGGacatcctcctcttcttcctcatcgTCCTCCTCTCGTAGGCggtctaaaaagaaaaaaaagaagcggAGGAAATCAGAATGTGGAAGCAAGCGCCATCGCAGAATCTCCTCAAGGGAGAGCAGGAGAAGCAATGAGG CAGCTTCAGAAGAGGAAGAGTCTGACTCCTCacggagagaaagaaagagaaaggacagagaggagagcaggacaAGGAAAACGAAGAATAGCTGGAGCAGAAGCCCAGatagagagaagaggaggagcaggagtaGAGAAAGGAGGGATAGGAGTAGGGATGTTGATAGGAAGAAAGACAGAAGGGAGAGTGACTCCAAAAGGAGAAGTAGTTTAGATGAGAATCACAAGCGAAAATTATCGTGCTCGTCAGGTGAGTTGGAGTATTCTCGTAAATCCAGCTTCCGATCTGAGCATTCAGGAAATTCTAATTCCAAACACCCACAGAACAGGATGAGGCATGACTCATCAGCAAGGAACTTCTTTGAAGGTGATAGGTGCGAGAATAGAGGGAGGCTGGAAGCTCGTGAAGTAGATGAGGtgaaaagagagaaggaaagtcGAAAGGAAGGCGGCAGCATGCCAGACCAAGGACacagtaaaaaagaaagtgCTGGAACTCATAATGAAGAGAGCGATATGAGGCGTAAAAAGGACCTCCCTGCGAACCTGTTGGATATTTTTAACCAGATTGCTCAGTTTGAGAAAGACAAAGGAGTGaagccaaaaaaataa
- the ttc14 gene encoding tetratricopeptide repeat protein 14 isoform X1 — MDRDLLKQCLTYHGQSLFNTLKCEQTENPDFQAVVSDLCKATYESRSEENSNELLVEQFIARKADILFSPAWKTAALRGEDHEEEEAVEPYAVMPPMELFMEVPYEERRSMIYRDLERGDIVVGRINNIREYGFFLTLFCTAGGLKRDIEDLELSALCHVREIPSTGSHDDPLSYYQIGDFIRAGVKDIDRYQEKITVSLYQACLSPSLEHIKLGVITREELPIHYSRSVRAASDSSETYQHILTGCHGYHNPSVVDYLLEKVGISDTQPPSMMRGLQSKLFQEEDFASAIRKKQSASWALKCVRAGVDHFKHGRHVEAMNEYNKALEIDTNNVEALVARGALYANKGSIMKAITDFEQALENCPDHRNARKYLCQTLVERGKQLEEQEKLVTAEGLYRRALALDDSNPEAQEALHKITDTIQKSIRLREEALAKEQVTTTSSQSSAEKLRKILKEEKRMKKKQKRSASSSSSSSTSSRTSSSSSSSSSSRRRSKKKKKKRRKSECGSKRHRRISSRESRRSNEGKKDRKEKEEDEVEWYPAPSNTSATFLNQLGGLGFGVRDEEQVEGKDGDDRKNFKLYSLSAASEEEESDSSRRERKRKDREESRTRKTKNSWSRSPDREKRRSRSRERRDRSRDVDRKKDRRESDSKRRSSLDENHKRKLSCSSGELEYSRKSSFRSEHSGNSNSKHPQNRMRHDSSARNFFEGDRCENRGRLEAREVDEVKREKESRKEGGSMPDQGHSKKESAGTHNEESDMRRKKDLPANLLDIFNQIAQFEKDKGVKPKK, encoded by the exons ATGGACAGAGACCTGTTGAAGCAATGTCTCACGTATCACGGACAATCACTGTTCAACACGCTGAAATGTGAGCAAACGGAAAACCCAGACTTCCAGGCGGTGGTGTCTGACCTCTGCAAAGCCACGTATGAGAG CAGGTCTGAAGAGAACAGCAATGAACTGCTTGTGGAGCAGTTCATTGCCAGGAAGGCTGACATCCTGTTCAGTCCAGCATGGAAGACTGCCGCTCTTCGAGGAGAGGACCACGAAGAAGAGGAGGctgtag AGCCCTATGCAGTCATGCCACCGATGGAGTTATTCATGGAGGTGCCATATGAGGAGAGACGATCCATGATCTACAGGGATTTGGAAAGAGGAGACATTGTGGTGGGGAGGATCAACAATATTAGAGAATATGGCTTCTTCCTCACTCTGTTTTGCACGGCAGGAGGTCTGAAAAGAGACATTGAGGACTTGGAGTTGTCG GCTCTGTGTCATGTCAGAGAAATTCcctccactggcagccatgaCGACCCTCTGTCCTACTACCAGATTGGAGACTTCATCAGAG CTGGAGTGAAAGATATTGATCGCTACCAGGAAAAAATCACAGTGTCCCTTTATCAGGCCTGTCTTTCTCCCAGCTTGGAGCACATCAAACTAGGTGTCATTACCCGGGAGGAGCTCCCCATACACTACAG TCGTAGCGTTCGTGCAGCCAGTGACTCCAGTGAGACATACCAGCATATACTGACAGGTTGCCATGGCTACCACAACCCGTCTGTAGTGGACTACTTGCTGGAGAAGGTCGGAATTAGTGACACGCAGCCGCCGTCAATGATGCGGGGACTGCAGAG TAAACTTTTCCAAGAGGAGGATTTTGCTTCTGCGATCAGgaagaagcagtctgcatcCTGGGCCTTAAAGTG TGTCCGTGCAGGGGTGGACCACTTCAAACACGGTCGCCATGTGGAAGCCATGAATGAATACAACAAAGCCTTGGAAATAGACACGAATAATGTAGAAGCACTGGTGGCACGCGGAGCTCT GTATGCTAACAAAGGCAGCATCATGAAGGCAATAACAGACTTTGAACAGGCTCTTGAGAACTGTCCAGATCACCGCAACGCCAGGAAGTATCTGTGTCAGACACTAGTGGAGAGAGGAAAACA gcTTGAGGAACAGGAAAAGCTAGTAACAGCAGAGGGATTGTACAGAAGAGCTCTAGCCCTAGATGATTCAAACCCTGAGGCGCAGGAAGCCCTGCACAAGATCACAGACACAATACAG AAATCGATTCGCCTGCGAGAGGAAGCATTGGCAAAGGAGCAGGTCACAACTACGAGCAGCCAGAGCAGCGCTGAGAAATTACGTAAGATCTTAAAAGAGGAGAAGAG gatgaagaaaaaacagaagagatcagcatcttcctcttcctcatcctccacTTCTTCCAGGacatcctcctcttcttcctcatcgTCCTCCTCTCGTAGGCggtctaaaaagaaaaaaaagaagcggAGGAAATCAGAATGTGGAAGCAAGCGCCATCGCAGAATCTCCTCAAGGGAGAGCAGGAGAAGCAATGAGGGTAAGAAAGACaggaaggagaaagaggaggatgaggTGGAGTGGTATCCCGCACCTTCCAATACCTCCGCTACTTTTCTCAACCAGTTGGGAGGCCTGGGATTTGGAGTTAGGGATGAGGAGCAGGTAGAGGGGAAGGATGGAGATGATAGAAAGAATTTCAAACTATATTCTCTTTCAGCAGCTTCAGAAGAGGAAGAGTCTGACTCCTCacggagagaaagaaagagaaaggacagagaggagagcaggacaAGGAAAACGAAGAATAGCTGGAGCAGAAGCCCAGatagagagaagaggaggagcaggagtaGAGAAAGGAGGGATAGGAGTAGGGATGTTGATAGGAAGAAAGACAGAAGGGAGAGTGACTCCAAAAGGAGAAGTAGTTTAGATGAGAATCACAAGCGAAAATTATCGTGCTCGTCAGGTGAGTTGGAGTATTCTCGTAAATCCAGCTTCCGATCTGAGCATTCAGGAAATTCTAATTCCAAACACCCACAGAACAGGATGAGGCATGACTCATCAGCAAGGAACTTCTTTGAAGGTGATAGGTGCGAGAATAGAGGGAGGCTGGAAGCTCGTGAAGTAGATGAGGtgaaaagagagaaggaaagtcGAAAGGAAGGCGGCAGCATGCCAGACCAAGGACacagtaaaaaagaaagtgCTGGAACTCATAATGAAGAGAGCGATATGAGGCGTAAAAAGGACCTCCCTGCGAACCTGTTGGATATTTTTAACCAGATTGCTCAGTTTGAGAAAGACAAAGGAGTGaagccaaaaaaataa
- the ttc14 gene encoding tetratricopeptide repeat protein 14 isoform X2 has protein sequence MDRDLLKQCLTYHGQSLFNTLKCEQTENPDFQAVVSDLCKATYERSEENSNELLVEQFIARKADILFSPAWKTAALRGEDHEEEEAVEPYAVMPPMELFMEVPYEERRSMIYRDLERGDIVVGRINNIREYGFFLTLFCTAGGLKRDIEDLELSALCHVREIPSTGSHDDPLSYYQIGDFIRAGVKDIDRYQEKITVSLYQACLSPSLEHIKLGVITREELPIHYSRSVRAASDSSETYQHILTGCHGYHNPSVVDYLLEKVGISDTQPPSMMRGLQSKLFQEEDFASAIRKKQSASWALKCVRAGVDHFKHGRHVEAMNEYNKALEIDTNNVEALVARGALYANKGSIMKAITDFEQALENCPDHRNARKYLCQTLVERGKQLEEQEKLVTAEGLYRRALALDDSNPEAQEALHKITDTIQKSIRLREEALAKEQVTTTSSQSSAEKLRKILKEEKRMKKKQKRSASSSSSSSTSSRTSSSSSSSSSSRRRSKKKKKKRRKSECGSKRHRRISSRESRRSNEGKKDRKEKEEDEVEWYPAPSNTSATFLNQLGGLGFGVRDEEQVEGKDGDDRKNFKLYSLSAASEEEESDSSRRERKRKDREESRTRKTKNSWSRSPDREKRRSRSRERRDRSRDVDRKKDRRESDSKRRSSLDENHKRKLSCSSGELEYSRKSSFRSEHSGNSNSKHPQNRMRHDSSARNFFEGDRCENRGRLEAREVDEVKREKESRKEGGSMPDQGHSKKESAGTHNEESDMRRKKDLPANLLDIFNQIAQFEKDKGVKPKK, from the exons ATGGACAGAGACCTGTTGAAGCAATGTCTCACGTATCACGGACAATCACTGTTCAACACGCTGAAATGTGAGCAAACGGAAAACCCAGACTTCCAGGCGGTGGTGTCTGACCTCTGCAAAGCCACGTATGAGAG GTCTGAAGAGAACAGCAATGAACTGCTTGTGGAGCAGTTCATTGCCAGGAAGGCTGACATCCTGTTCAGTCCAGCATGGAAGACTGCCGCTCTTCGAGGAGAGGACCACGAAGAAGAGGAGGctgtag AGCCCTATGCAGTCATGCCACCGATGGAGTTATTCATGGAGGTGCCATATGAGGAGAGACGATCCATGATCTACAGGGATTTGGAAAGAGGAGACATTGTGGTGGGGAGGATCAACAATATTAGAGAATATGGCTTCTTCCTCACTCTGTTTTGCACGGCAGGAGGTCTGAAAAGAGACATTGAGGACTTGGAGTTGTCG GCTCTGTGTCATGTCAGAGAAATTCcctccactggcagccatgaCGACCCTCTGTCCTACTACCAGATTGGAGACTTCATCAGAG CTGGAGTGAAAGATATTGATCGCTACCAGGAAAAAATCACAGTGTCCCTTTATCAGGCCTGTCTTTCTCCCAGCTTGGAGCACATCAAACTAGGTGTCATTACCCGGGAGGAGCTCCCCATACACTACAG TCGTAGCGTTCGTGCAGCCAGTGACTCCAGTGAGACATACCAGCATATACTGACAGGTTGCCATGGCTACCACAACCCGTCTGTAGTGGACTACTTGCTGGAGAAGGTCGGAATTAGTGACACGCAGCCGCCGTCAATGATGCGGGGACTGCAGAG TAAACTTTTCCAAGAGGAGGATTTTGCTTCTGCGATCAGgaagaagcagtctgcatcCTGGGCCTTAAAGTG TGTCCGTGCAGGGGTGGACCACTTCAAACACGGTCGCCATGTGGAAGCCATGAATGAATACAACAAAGCCTTGGAAATAGACACGAATAATGTAGAAGCACTGGTGGCACGCGGAGCTCT GTATGCTAACAAAGGCAGCATCATGAAGGCAATAACAGACTTTGAACAGGCTCTTGAGAACTGTCCAGATCACCGCAACGCCAGGAAGTATCTGTGTCAGACACTAGTGGAGAGAGGAAAACA gcTTGAGGAACAGGAAAAGCTAGTAACAGCAGAGGGATTGTACAGAAGAGCTCTAGCCCTAGATGATTCAAACCCTGAGGCGCAGGAAGCCCTGCACAAGATCACAGACACAATACAG AAATCGATTCGCCTGCGAGAGGAAGCATTGGCAAAGGAGCAGGTCACAACTACGAGCAGCCAGAGCAGCGCTGAGAAATTACGTAAGATCTTAAAAGAGGAGAAGAG gatgaagaaaaaacagaagagatcagcatcttcctcttcctcatcctccacTTCTTCCAGGacatcctcctcttcttcctcatcgTCCTCCTCTCGTAGGCggtctaaaaagaaaaaaaagaagcggAGGAAATCAGAATGTGGAAGCAAGCGCCATCGCAGAATCTCCTCAAGGGAGAGCAGGAGAAGCAATGAGGGTAAGAAAGACaggaaggagaaagaggaggatgaggTGGAGTGGTATCCCGCACCTTCCAATACCTCCGCTACTTTTCTCAACCAGTTGGGAGGCCTGGGATTTGGAGTTAGGGATGAGGAGCAGGTAGAGGGGAAGGATGGAGATGATAGAAAGAATTTCAAACTATATTCTCTTTCAGCAGCTTCAGAAGAGGAAGAGTCTGACTCCTCacggagagaaagaaagagaaaggacagagaggagagcaggacaAGGAAAACGAAGAATAGCTGGAGCAGAAGCCCAGatagagagaagaggaggagcaggagtaGAGAAAGGAGGGATAGGAGTAGGGATGTTGATAGGAAGAAAGACAGAAGGGAGAGTGACTCCAAAAGGAGAAGTAGTTTAGATGAGAATCACAAGCGAAAATTATCGTGCTCGTCAGGTGAGTTGGAGTATTCTCGTAAATCCAGCTTCCGATCTGAGCATTCAGGAAATTCTAATTCCAAACACCCACAGAACAGGATGAGGCATGACTCATCAGCAAGGAACTTCTTTGAAGGTGATAGGTGCGAGAATAGAGGGAGGCTGGAAGCTCGTGAAGTAGATGAGGtgaaaagagagaaggaaagtcGAAAGGAAGGCGGCAGCATGCCAGACCAAGGACacagtaaaaaagaaagtgCTGGAACTCATAATGAAGAGAGCGATATGAGGCGTAAAAAGGACCTCCCTGCGAACCTGTTGGATATTTTTAACCAGATTGCTCAGTTTGAGAAAGACAAAGGAGTGaagccaaaaaaataa